One segment of Paenibacillus sp. FSL R7-0337 DNA contains the following:
- the rpsF gene encoding 30S ribosomal protein S6 produces MRKYEVMYIIRPDIEQEAVQAAVEKFQGIISNGGEITKHDVQGKRRLAYEIKKHRDGVFVLVNFSAEPAVVTELERIMKISDEVIRYLITNDVA; encoded by the coding sequence ATGCGCAAATATGAAGTCATGTACATTATTCGTCCTGACATTGAACAAGAAGCCGTTCAAGCAGCAGTCGAAAAATTCCAAGGCATCATCTCCAACGGCGGAGAAATTACAAAGCACGACGTGCAAGGTAAACGCCGTCTTGCGTATGAGATCAAGAAACATCGTGATGGCGTTTTTGTTTTGGTTAACTTCAGTGCAGAACCTGCAGTAGTTACTGAACTTGAGCGTATCATGAAGATTTCTGACGAAGTAATTCGTTATCTCATTACGAACGACGTTGCCTAA
- a CDS encoding YjzC family protein, whose amino-acid sequence MGEQTEYEKGDKAPNPGVYTEVGEARSFHTEIQNPKRITMEKGDTFPETTNQNRKWKKVEKARVH is encoded by the coding sequence ATGGGCGAACAGACTGAGTATGAAAAGGGCGACAAAGCCCCCAACCCGGGCGTTTACACCGAAGTAGGCGAAGCGCGGAGCTTCCACACGGAGATTCAGAATCCGAAGCGGATCACAATGGAGAAAGGCGACACCTTCCCGGAGACCACCAACCAGAACCGCAAGTGGAAAAAGGTCGAGAAAGCCCGTGTCCATTAA
- a CDS encoding DUF951 domain-containing protein, giving the protein MERKVFGLGDIVQMKKQHPCGTNEMEIIRMGMDIRIKCTGCQHSVLIPRAKFEKNLKKVLHSADSGAVND; this is encoded by the coding sequence ATGGAACGCAAGGTATTCGGGCTGGGTGATATTGTGCAGATGAAGAAGCAGCACCCGTGCGGAACGAACGAGATGGAGATCATCCGTATGGGAATGGATATCCGGATTAAGTGCACCGGATGTCAGCACAGCGTCCTCATTCCCCGCGCCAAATTCGAGAAGAATCTGAAGAAGGTCCTACATTCAGCGGATAGTGGAGCAGTGAATGATTAA
- a CDS encoding mechanosensitive ion channel family protein: MNNWLLETTSGEALEEASRFKDKVWDWLSNADMWAAVLFAGIRILLIFILTRVIIKVVSNVIDRSLERETRGRALVNNRRFSTVGGLMKNVVTFFCNFTMILLVLSEFNFDLKPLLAGAGVVGLAIGFGAQSLVKDVITGFFIIFEDQFAVGDVIQSGTYKGTVEMIGLRTTRLVSATGEVHIIPNGTIVNVTNYSLANALAVVDVPVKIERGLEATLSLIGEALQGIEERSSSVIAYPNILGIQSMSTSEYVIRIAANCLPNARDAAERQIQNDIKHALEKQSALEAAKAEQEAREQAEREAEAAREQERAEVARRAREEQEASPRRQMAAAQEAEEGEE, encoded by the coding sequence ATGAATAACTGGCTGCTCGAGACAACAAGCGGAGAAGCCCTCGAGGAAGCTTCGCGCTTCAAGGATAAGGTATGGGACTGGCTAAGCAATGCGGATATGTGGGCCGCGGTGCTGTTTGCCGGGATACGGATTCTGCTAATTTTCATTCTGACCCGGGTGATTATCAAAGTGGTCTCCAATGTGATTGACCGGTCTCTTGAGCGGGAGACGAGGGGGAGGGCATTAGTCAATAACCGGCGCTTCTCTACAGTTGGCGGACTGATGAAGAATGTGGTTACCTTCTTCTGTAACTTCACCATGATTCTGCTGGTTCTGTCGGAGTTCAACTTCGATCTGAAGCCGCTGCTTGCCGGAGCAGGGGTAGTCGGGCTGGCTATAGGGTTCGGCGCACAAAGTTTAGTCAAAGATGTGATTACGGGCTTCTTTATTATTTTTGAGGATCAGTTTGCAGTCGGGGATGTTATCCAGAGCGGGACTTATAAGGGAACGGTAGAGATGATTGGCCTGAGAACGACCAGACTGGTAAGTGCTACGGGCGAGGTACACATCATTCCTAACGGCACGATTGTTAATGTGACGAATTATTCGCTGGCGAATGCACTGGCTGTAGTTGATGTTCCGGTCAAAATCGAACGCGGGCTCGAAGCCACTCTGTCCCTAATCGGCGAGGCGCTTCAGGGCATCGAGGAACGCAGCTCCAGTGTCATTGCCTACCCTAATATTCTGGGAATTCAGTCGATGAGCACCTCTGAGTATGTCATCCGCATAGCGGCGAATTGCCTGCCTAATGCCAGAGATGCCGCCGAACGGCAGATTCAGAATGATATCAAGCATGCTCTGGAGAAGCAGAGTGCCCTGGAGGCCGCTAAGGCCGAGCAAGAGGCGCGTGAGCAGGCGGAGAGGGAGGCTGAGGCGGCTCGTGAGCAGGAACGCGCAGAGGTAGCCCGCAGAGCCCGTGAGGAGCAGGAGGCCAGCCCAAGAAGGCAGATGGCAGCTGCGCAAGAGGCAGAGGAGGGGGAAGAGTAA
- a CDS encoding DUF3343 domain-containing protein: MEEELLIAFDSTQQALRAEMLLEYAEIEIDIFPTPKEITAGCAMSIQFSRSALEEVRVIVAEQSIEIRGIYAKAAEGDGYIEVGEEGGVR, translated from the coding sequence GTGGAGGAGGAACTGCTGATAGCGTTTGATTCGACCCAGCAGGCGCTGCGCGCCGAGATGCTGCTTGAATATGCGGAGATTGAAATCGATATCTTCCCTACGCCCAAGGAGATCACCGCCGGCTGTGCGATGTCGATTCAATTCTCCCGGAGTGCACTGGAAGAGGTACGGGTCATTGTAGCAGAGCAAAGTATAGAGATCCGCGGGATCTATGCCAAAGCTGCTGAGGGAGACGGTTATATAGAGGTAGGGGAAGAAGGAGGGGTTAGATGA
- the yyaC gene encoding spore protease YyaC — MNFSSKAPPLQEPSCLKISHADPNIYSAITHRLLFHFSRTRPDTPIVIICVGTDRSTGDSLGPLVGTTLARFHSPLFHLYGTLEEPVHAINLEETVNLVYQKHANPFIIAIDACLGQSTSVGCIQVVEGPLRPGAGVNKQLPPVGDIHLTGIVNVGGFMEYFVLQNTRLSLVMRLSDIISSSLYSALKQWNLHARSAATREQ, encoded by the coding sequence ATGAATTTCTCTTCCAAAGCTCCACCACTGCAAGAACCATCTTGTTTAAAAATATCACATGCCGACCCCAATATCTATTCTGCCATTACCCACCGTCTGCTGTTCCACTTTTCGCGCACCCGTCCAGATACGCCCATTGTCATTATCTGCGTGGGCACAGACCGCTCGACCGGCGATTCACTTGGCCCCCTGGTCGGCACGACACTGGCCCGCTTCCACAGTCCGCTGTTCCATCTCTACGGAACGCTGGAGGAGCCGGTACATGCCATTAACCTGGAAGAGACAGTTAACCTTGTGTACCAAAAGCATGCCAACCCGTTCATCATCGCCATTGACGCCTGCCTCGGCCAGTCCACTAGCGTTGGCTGCATCCAGGTGGTTGAAGGTCCGCTGCGTCCCGGCGCAGGGGTCAACAAGCAGCTTCCCCCTGTTGGCGATATCCATTTGACCGGCATCGTTAATGTGGGAGGATTCATGGAATACTTCGTATTGCAAAACACCAGATTAAGCCTGGTGATGCGCTTGTCGGATATTATTTCATCCAGCCTGTACTCTGCCTTGAAGCAGTGGAACCTGCATGCTAGATCTGCTGCAACGCGAGAGCAATAA
- a CDS encoding DUF4446 family protein — MSELNEIINEYLSAFIMSFAGVIILMAILILVQGAKLRKMRSRYEAMMSGNGIEDLENLLVNLKNQGDMLEETQQEQKALLEAAHTKMRGMKSKVAMKRYNAFGERGNDLSFSLAILDDNHSGIVLSSLHNRENSYIYAKPIEKGESPYALSPEEKEVIALALQQI, encoded by the coding sequence ATGTCGGAGTTAAATGAAATCATAAACGAGTATTTATCTGCATTCATCATGAGCTTTGCCGGGGTAATCATATTGATGGCCATTCTGATACTCGTCCAGGGTGCCAAGCTTCGTAAAATGCGCAGCCGGTATGAAGCCATGATGAGCGGGAATGGAATCGAGGATCTGGAGAATCTGCTGGTCAACCTGAAGAATCAGGGGGACATGCTGGAGGAGACTCAGCAGGAGCAGAAGGCGCTGCTTGAAGCGGCACATACCAAAATGCGCGGCATGAAGTCGAAGGTGGCCATGAAGCGCTATAATGCTTTTGGAGAACGAGGTAATGACCTGAGCTTCTCGCTTGCCATTCTGGATGACAACCATAGCGGAATTGTGCTGAGCAGTCTGCACAACCGCGAGAACTCATATATCTATGCAAAGCCGATTGAAAAGGGAGAGTCCCCTTATGCTCTGTCACCGGAGGAGAAGGAAGTTATTGCTCTCGCGTTGCAGCAGATCTAG
- a CDS encoding aminotransferase class V-fold PLP-dependent enzyme, producing MEKLVYLDHAATSWPKPPEVAAAMVEALELSGANAGRGNHSLAIGTGRVLVRARMLLAELFGIANAQDIAFTHNTTMGLNMAIKGTLQPGDHVVSTMTEHNSVRRPLEYLRRSIGIEVDYIQADREGQINLQELQRSLRPNTRMVICNHSSNLLGSILPIGDIGDVVKSHGAVFLVDAAQSAGALTIDVAAMNIDLLAFPGHKGLLGPQGTGGLYISPGLDLEPLMHGGTGSQSENSEQPNVRPDRYEAGTQNAVGIAGLLAGVKAVKALGVEQIHMQEWKLTQLLMEGLAAIPGMRILGPAPGAPRSGIVAFVVEGQESAHIAHRLDREYQIAVRAGMHCTPLAHQAADTLDSGAVRASVGVSSTEADVQRLLLAMEEMYGVSHSS from the coding sequence ATGGAGAAACTGGTATATCTCGATCACGCAGCCACTTCGTGGCCCAAGCCACCGGAGGTGGCTGCAGCAATGGTGGAGGCCTTGGAGCTGTCAGGGGCTAATGCTGGGCGGGGCAACCACTCACTGGCTATCGGTACGGGGCGGGTATTGGTTCGTGCACGAATGCTGTTGGCAGAGTTGTTTGGTATAGCGAATGCCCAGGATATTGCGTTCACTCATAATACAACTATGGGGCTAAATATGGCTATTAAGGGTACACTTCAACCAGGAGATCATGTCGTGTCAACGATGACGGAGCATAACTCTGTGCGCAGACCCTTGGAGTATTTGCGCCGGAGCATCGGGATTGAAGTCGATTATATACAGGCAGACCGCGAGGGCCAAATCAATCTTCAGGAGCTTCAGCGATCTCTGCGTCCTAACACCCGAATGGTGATCTGCAATCATAGCTCCAATCTGCTGGGGAGTATTCTGCCGATTGGGGATATCGGCGATGTTGTGAAATCGCATGGGGCTGTATTCCTGGTTGATGCAGCTCAGAGTGCAGGGGCGCTTACTATTGACGTGGCGGCCATGAATATTGATCTGCTGGCATTTCCGGGACATAAAGGGCTGCTCGGTCCACAAGGGACCGGGGGGCTGTATATCTCTCCTGGGCTGGATCTGGAGCCGCTGATGCATGGAGGGACTGGCAGCCAGTCGGAGAATAGCGAGCAGCCCAATGTTCGTCCGGACCGTTATGAGGCAGGGACACAGAATGCCGTTGGAATAGCCGGTCTGCTGGCTGGCGTGAAGGCGGTTAAGGCACTGGGAGTGGAACAGATTCATATGCAGGAATGGAAGCTGACACAGCTCTTGATGGAGGGCCTAGCTGCTATTCCGGGCATGCGGATTTTGGGTCCAGCGCCAGGCGCTCCGCGTAGTGGGATTGTGGCTTTTGTTGTAGAGGGGCAGGAGTCGGCGCATATTGCCCACCGGCTGGACCGCGAATACCAGATTGCCGTACGGGCAGGAATGCACTGTACACCGCTGGCCCATCAAGCAGCGGACACTCTGGATAGCGGAGCGGTAAGGGCGAGCGTGGGAGTAAGCTCCACGGAAGCGGATGTTCAGCGGCTGCTGTTAGCCATGGAGGAAATGTATGGCGTATCACACTCAAGCTAA
- a CDS encoding ParB/RepB/Spo0J family partition protein, which produces MSKRLGKGLDALIPSLSINEDDKVLEIPLTQLRANPYQPRKDFNEEAIQELAESIRQHGVIQPIIVRSVLKGYEIIAGERRFRASQYCGKATIPAVVRSLSDQQVMEIALIENLQRENLNAMEIAVAYQGLMDQFSLTQEELSLKVGKSRSHIANFLRLLSLPEEVKDYVSRGTISMGHARAIVALKDPEVIKQLAAQCVELQWSVRELEEVVKNLDRKPANGIKAKVVKRDPYIDNVEEVLRERFKTTVKIKQGKEKGKIELNYYSAQDLERLLELLGN; this is translated from the coding sequence ATGAGTAAGCGCTTAGGGAAAGGCTTGGATGCATTAATACCTTCTCTGTCGATCAACGAAGACGATAAGGTATTAGAGATTCCATTAACGCAGCTCAGAGCCAATCCTTATCAGCCGCGCAAGGATTTCAATGAAGAGGCTATCCAGGAGCTTGCAGAATCCATACGGCAGCATGGAGTGATCCAGCCGATCATTGTTCGCAGTGTGTTGAAAGGGTATGAGATTATTGCCGGGGAACGCAGATTCCGGGCCTCGCAATATTGTGGTAAAGCTACGATTCCGGCAGTGGTCCGCAGCCTCAGCGATCAGCAGGTAATGGAGATTGCCCTTATAGAGAACTTGCAGCGTGAGAATCTTAACGCGATGGAAATAGCAGTTGCTTATCAAGGGCTGATGGATCAATTCTCACTGACACAGGAAGAGCTTTCTCTTAAAGTCGGAAAGTCCAGATCGCATATCGCCAACTTTTTGCGGCTGCTTAGCTTGCCGGAAGAAGTAAAGGATTATGTTTCACGTGGAACAATTTCGATGGGACATGCCCGGGCAATTGTGGCTCTGAAAGATCCAGAGGTCATTAAGCAATTGGCTGCACAATGTGTAGAGCTTCAGTGGAGCGTTAGAGAACTGGAAGAGGTAGTTAAAAATCTCGACCGCAAACCTGCTAACGGGATCAAGGCCAAGGTCGTTAAGCGCGATCCTTATATTGACAATGTAGAGGAAGTATTACGGGAGCGGTTCAAAACAACGGTCAAAATCAAACAAGGCAAGGAAAAAGGGAAAATCGAATTAAACTATTACAGTGCCCAAGACTTGGAAAGATTACTGGAGTTGCTGGGGAACTGA
- a CDS encoding AAA family ATPase — translation MSKIIAIANQKGGVGKTTTSVNLGASMATLGKRVLLVDIDPQGNTTSGVGVNKADVENCIYDILINEVDPQETIQETRIEGLHIIPATIQLAGAEIELVSTISRELKLKKALNAVKANYDYIIIDCPPSLGILTINSLTAADSVIIPIQCEYYALEGLSQLLNTVRLVQKNLNPHLKIEGVLLTMLDARTNLGIQVIEEVKKYFQEKVYRTIIPRNVRLSEAPSHGQSIITYDSRSKGAEVYLELAKEVISYE, via the coding sequence GTGTCCAAGATTATTGCCATAGCAAATCAAAAAGGCGGGGTAGGTAAAACAACAACCTCTGTGAACCTGGGTGCCAGCATGGCTACTCTGGGGAAGAGAGTGCTGCTTGTTGATATTGATCCGCAAGGCAACACTACGAGCGGCGTTGGCGTCAACAAAGCGGATGTAGAGAATTGCATTTATGATATTCTTATTAATGAAGTGGATCCACAGGAAACGATTCAGGAGACCCGGATTGAAGGCCTTCATATTATTCCGGCAACCATTCAGCTGGCAGGAGCAGAGATCGAGCTGGTCTCTACGATATCGCGGGAACTGAAGCTGAAGAAGGCGCTGAATGCAGTTAAGGCGAATTATGATTACATCATCATAGATTGTCCTCCATCATTAGGGATTCTTACCATTAACTCTCTAACGGCTGCAGACTCAGTGATTATCCCTATACAATGCGAATATTATGCGCTTGAAGGATTAAGCCAGTTGCTCAATACTGTAAGACTGGTTCAGAAGAATCTTAATCCGCATCTCAAAATAGAGGGAGTATTGCTCACGATGCTGGATGCCCGGACCAACCTGGGAATTCAGGTGATTGAAGAAGTGAAGAAATATTTCCAAGAAAAGGTATACCGAACGATTATTCCGCGTAATGTACGCTTAAGTGAAGCCCCTTCACACGGGCAGTCAATTATTACCTACGACTCCCGTTCCAAGGGAGCGGAAGTATATTTAGAGTTGGCAAAGGAAGTGATCTCTTATGAGTAA
- the noc gene encoding nucleoid occlusion protein translates to MKEQFTKLFGFTERSSGEEVKQIPVHEVISSPYQPRTIFDDEKIEELCQTIKTHGVIQPIVVRMRDSQYEIIAGERRWRAVKKLGLDTIPALVREFNDSQAASIALIENLQREGLTSIEEAIAYQKLIDLHQLTQESLAQRLGKSQSTIANKIRLLNLPEQVKTALMERKITERHARSLLSLDTEEMQLKVLAEIISKELNVKQTEARIAFYKAVTQTKKSKRTSYTKDVRLALNTIRQSIDMVTGSGMEIKTSENDRGDHYEIVIQIPKR, encoded by the coding sequence ATGAAAGAACAATTCACCAAGCTTTTTGGATTCACTGAGCGGAGCAGCGGAGAAGAAGTCAAACAAATCCCAGTTCATGAGGTCATCAGCAGTCCTTATCAGCCACGGACTATTTTTGATGATGAGAAGATAGAAGAGTTGTGTCAGACTATTAAAACTCATGGAGTAATCCAGCCCATCGTTGTGCGTATGCGTGATTCCCAGTATGAGATTATTGCAGGCGAAAGACGCTGGCGGGCGGTTAAAAAGCTGGGCTTGGACACCATTCCGGCGCTTGTCCGCGAATTCAATGATTCACAGGCTGCGTCCATCGCACTGATAGAGAACTTGCAGCGTGAGGGCTTAACCTCTATTGAAGAGGCGATCGCGTATCAGAAGCTGATTGACTTGCATCAATTGACCCAGGAGAGTCTGGCTCAGCGGCTTGGTAAAAGCCAATCCACCATTGCCAACAAAATCCGCTTGCTGAATTTGCCTGAACAGGTCAAGACGGCATTAATGGAAAGAAAAATCACCGAGCGCCATGCACGCTCACTCTTGTCGCTGGACACGGAGGAGATGCAGCTTAAGGTTCTGGCAGAGATTATTTCAAAGGAATTAAATGTAAAACAAACGGAAGCACGTATCGCCTTCTACAAGGCTGTTACTCAGACCAAAAAATCAAAACGGACCTCCTATACCAAAGATGTTCGTCTCGCTCTTAATACAATTCGGCAATCTATAGACATGGTGACCGGTTCAGGAATGGAGATTAAGACCTCCGAGAATGACCGCGGAGATCATTATGAGATTGTGATCCAAATTCCAAAACGATAA
- the rsmG gene encoding 16S rRNA (guanine(527)-N(7))-methyltransferase RsmG — MDTTVAEFTSLLKEHGLELSMKQLEQFELYYQELISWNEKMNLTGITERSQVYTKHFYDSLSLAFYVNMQETKSLADIGSGAGFPGIPLKICFPDLKLTIVDSLSKRITFLQHVCDTLGLKGVKLIHGRAEDVARQFVHRDAYDVVTARAVARLSLLNEFCLPFTRKDGIFAAMKGSDPTEELQEAKRSFKELRAELHKVESFSLPVEESSRHIILVRKTGATPSKYPRKPGVPAKSPLI; from the coding sequence ATGGATACAACGGTAGCCGAGTTCACCTCCCTGCTCAAGGAGCATGGGCTGGAACTCTCAATGAAGCAGCTTGAACAATTTGAACTCTATTATCAGGAGCTGATTTCCTGGAATGAGAAGATGAATCTAACCGGAATCACAGAACGGAGCCAGGTATATACTAAGCACTTCTATGATTCTTTATCTTTAGCCTTCTACGTGAATATGCAGGAGACGAAGAGTCTTGCTGATATCGGATCAGGGGCAGGGTTCCCTGGAATTCCGCTAAAAATATGCTTCCCTGATCTCAAGCTGACGATTGTGGATTCACTTAGCAAACGAATCACTTTCTTGCAGCATGTCTGTGATACCCTGGGGTTGAAGGGTGTAAAGCTCATTCACGGCCGGGCAGAGGATGTCGCCAGACAGTTTGTTCACCGGGATGCTTATGATGTAGTCACTGCCCGTGCGGTGGCGCGCTTATCGCTTCTGAATGAATTCTGTCTGCCGTTCACCCGCAAGGACGGCATCTTCGCTGCCATGAAGGGGAGTGATCCGACGGAGGAATTGCAAGAAGCCAAGCGCAGCTTCAAGGAACTGCGTGCTGAACTGCACAAGGTAGAATCCTTCAGTCTGCCAGTGGAAGAATCTTCCCGGCATATTATTCTTGTACGTAAGACTGGGGCCACCCCCTCCAAGTATCCGCGTAAGCCGGGCGTACCTGCGAAATCACCGCTCATCTAA
- the mnmG gene encoding tRNA uridine-5-carboxymethylaminomethyl(34) synthesis enzyme MnmG: protein MNYDGGSYDVIVIGAGHAGCEAALGAARMGCRTLMITINLDMVAFMPCNPSIGGPAKGHVVREIDALGGEMGRNIDKTFIQLRMLNTGKGPAVHALRAQADKFLYQHAMKETMEKTANLTLRQGMVEELIVEDGRCAGVVTKTGTVYHSKTVILTTGTYLRGKVIMGELTYESGPNNQQPSVRLSENLRELGFDLVRFKTGTPPRVHKDSIDFSKTEIQPGDEKLKFFSFETKSSDNEQLPCWLTYTSPVTHQIINDNLHRAPMFTGIIEGTGPRYCPSIEDKVVRFSDKSQHQIFLEPEGKNTSEYYVQGLSTSLPEDVQLAVLRSIPGMEKVEMMRNGYAIEYDAMVPTQLWPSLETKRLPGLFTAGQINGTSGYEEAAGQGVIAGINAARKVQEKEPVVLDRSQGYIGVLIDDLVTKGTNEPYRLLTSRAEYRLLLRHDNADLRLTPIGYDIGLITEQRYEAFLDKKGRVDREIIRLQETKVKPIQVNEALASYGSAPIVDGSNLLTLMRRPEIAYSFVDIISPSPEELDEEMKEQVEIQIKYAGYIEKQLLHVEKLQKMEQKKIPDDINYNEIHGLAMEARQKLTKIAPISIGQASRIGGVTPADISILLVYLEHYNRVTAAKG, encoded by the coding sequence ATGAATTATGATGGAGGCAGCTATGATGTTATCGTCATCGGCGCCGGTCATGCCGGCTGCGAAGCAGCTCTGGGTGCTGCACGGATGGGCTGCCGCACACTGATGATCACAATTAACCTGGATATGGTGGCCTTCATGCCATGTAATCCTTCGATTGGCGGACCCGCCAAGGGCCATGTGGTGCGTGAAATCGATGCACTGGGCGGAGAAATGGGCCGCAATATAGATAAGACCTTCATTCAGCTGCGAATGCTTAATACAGGCAAGGGACCTGCAGTTCATGCCCTGCGTGCACAAGCAGACAAGTTCCTCTATCAGCATGCTATGAAAGAAACGATGGAGAAGACTGCTAACCTGACACTGCGCCAGGGGATGGTAGAGGAGCTGATCGTGGAGGATGGACGCTGCGCCGGAGTGGTGACGAAGACAGGGACGGTATATCACAGTAAGACCGTTATTCTAACTACAGGGACCTATCTGCGCGGCAAAGTGATTATGGGTGAGCTGACATATGAGAGCGGACCAAATAATCAGCAGCCGTCCGTACGCCTGTCCGAGAATCTACGCGAACTGGGGTTCGATTTGGTCCGCTTCAAGACCGGAACGCCACCGCGTGTCCACAAGGATTCGATTGATTTCTCCAAGACAGAAATCCAGCCGGGCGATGAGAAGCTGAAATTCTTCTCTTTTGAAACCAAATCCTCGGATAATGAGCAGTTGCCTTGCTGGCTGACCTACACCTCTCCGGTTACCCACCAGATTATTAATGACAATCTGCACCGGGCACCGATGTTCACTGGTATTATTGAAGGAACGGGTCCGCGTTATTGCCCTTCCATTGAAGATAAGGTTGTCCGGTTCAGTGATAAATCACAGCATCAGATCTTCCTGGAGCCGGAAGGTAAAAATACATCGGAATACTATGTACAGGGTCTGTCGACAAGCCTTCCTGAGGATGTGCAGCTGGCGGTCCTGCGATCTATTCCCGGTATGGAGAAGGTAGAGATGATGCGCAACGGCTATGCCATTGAATATGATGCCATGGTTCCTACGCAGCTCTGGCCATCTCTGGAAACCAAACGTCTGCCAGGACTATTCACTGCAGGACAAATCAACGGAACCTCTGGTTATGAGGAAGCGGCAGGGCAAGGTGTAATTGCCGGAATCAATGCAGCGCGTAAAGTACAGGAGAAAGAGCCAGTGGTGCTGGACCGTTCGCAGGGCTATATTGGCGTTCTAATCGATGATCTTGTCACTAAGGGAACGAATGAACCTTATCGCCTGCTGACTTCCCGCGCGGAATACAGGCTGCTGCTCCGTCATGATAATGCGGATCTCCGCCTGACACCAATCGGTTATGACATTGGGCTGATTACAGAGCAGCGCTATGAAGCCTTCCTTGATAAGAAAGGCCGGGTCGACCGTGAGATTATCCGTCTGCAGGAGACGAAGGTTAAGCCGATTCAAGTGAATGAAGCTCTAGCCAGTTATGGATCTGCACCAATTGTTGACGGAAGCAACCTGCTGACCTTAATGCGCCGCCCTGAGATCGCCTACAGCTTCGTGGATATCATCTCTCCTTCTCCAGAAGAGCTGGATGAAGAGATGAAGGAGCAGGTGGAGATCCAGATTAAGTATGCCGGCTATATTGAGAAACAGCTCCTGCATGTGGAGAAGCTGCAGAAGATGGAGCAGAAGAAGATCCCTGACGATATCAACTATAATGAGATTCATGGACTGGCGATGGAGGCACGGCAAAAGCTGACCAAAATCGCTCCAATCTCCATTGGGCAGGCTTCGCGTATCGGAGGCGTTACCCCGGCAGATATCTCAATCCTGCTGGTCTATCTGGAGCACTACAACCGTGTAACAGCGGCGAAAGGATAA